The following coding sequences are from one Streptomyces sp. NBC_00536 window:
- a CDS encoding nuclear transport factor 2 family protein: MATYDIAKLHPVFVRQMEALAALDIEAVMKNYTDDAVLLRFEGVSVGIDAVRETFTGYLTVKPTLVELQEYIETEDTIFYRAIMNLNGEPEHAFGTLVVRDGRIWRQTAGFGG, from the coding sequence ATGGCCACATACGACATCGCCAAGCTGCACCCGGTCTTCGTCCGCCAGATGGAGGCGCTGGCCGCCCTGGACATCGAGGCGGTCATGAAGAACTACACCGACGACGCCGTGCTCCTTCGATTCGAAGGCGTCTCGGTCGGAATCGACGCGGTACGGGAGACCTTCACCGGCTATCTCACGGTGAAGCCCACACTGGTCGAACTCCAGGAGTACATCGAGACGGAAGACACGATCTTCTACCGGGCGATCATGAACCTCAACGGTGAACCGGAGCACGCGTTCGGGACACTCGTCGTCCGCGATGGCCGGATCTGGCGCCAGACCGCCGGGTTCGGCGGCTGA
- a CDS encoding ATP-binding protein, with protein sequence MNLPELRTALAQLEIFAALTGDQLDWLASVSAPRVLADGEVLFRDGEEATAFHVLLSGGLVVTKVVDGREEVLTRHSTEEESAAAEEHDGKPSAAHRFTGELPLLTEGAYVATAAASGPATTVVAYPRPVFFEMLTRCHGVAAVLLPVLAWRIKSSEIQARKRATVEALGTLAAGLAHELNNPAAAVARAAQELAPALDRLTATAQSWGAAATGAERAVLDRIADELDKVPPPATTDPLAQADAEEEISDWAEETGVERPGLLGAGVSDLGLELGWLLERLEGIGEPALPAALDHLAALLEIRSLAAELRAAGPRISHLVSATRDYANLDRAPEQRFAVTDGLENTLVVLRSKLSGISIVRAYEPGLPELTGYPSELNQVWTNLVDNAAEAMEGSGVLTLRARAEGVCMVVEISDTGRGIPESSLPRIFEPFYTTKDVGKGTGLGLHLSYRIVTQRHHGSIVARSRPGETRMVVRLPLAPAPLADPAAT encoded by the coding sequence ATGAACCTGCCCGAGCTGCGCACCGCCCTGGCCCAGCTGGAGATCTTCGCCGCGCTCACCGGGGACCAGCTCGACTGGCTGGCCTCCGTCTCCGCACCCCGGGTGCTCGCCGACGGCGAAGTGCTCTTCCGCGACGGCGAGGAGGCCACCGCCTTCCACGTGCTGCTCTCCGGCGGGCTGGTCGTCACCAAGGTCGTCGACGGCCGCGAGGAGGTGCTCACCCGGCACTCCACCGAGGAGGAGAGCGCCGCCGCCGAGGAACACGACGGCAAGCCCTCCGCGGCCCACCGGTTCACCGGCGAACTGCCCCTGCTCACCGAAGGGGCGTACGTGGCCACCGCGGCCGCCAGCGGGCCCGCCACCACCGTCGTCGCCTACCCCCGGCCGGTCTTCTTCGAGATGCTGACCCGCTGCCACGGGGTGGCCGCCGTCCTGCTGCCGGTCCTGGCCTGGCGGATCAAGTCCTCCGAGATCCAGGCCCGCAAACGGGCCACCGTGGAAGCGCTCGGCACCCTCGCGGCGGGCCTGGCGCACGAGCTGAACAACCCGGCGGCGGCCGTCGCCCGGGCCGCCCAGGAACTGGCCCCCGCGCTGGACCGGCTCACCGCGACCGCGCAGTCCTGGGGCGCCGCCGCCACCGGCGCCGAGCGCGCCGTACTCGACCGGATCGCCGACGAGCTGGACAAGGTCCCGCCGCCCGCCACCACCGACCCCCTGGCCCAGGCGGACGCCGAGGAGGAGATCAGCGACTGGGCCGAGGAGACGGGGGTGGAACGCCCCGGGCTGCTCGGCGCCGGGGTCTCCGACCTCGGGCTGGAACTGGGCTGGCTGCTGGAACGGCTTGAGGGGATCGGCGAACCGGCGCTGCCCGCCGCCCTCGACCACCTGGCGGCCCTGCTCGAAATCCGGTCCCTGGCAGCCGAGTTGCGGGCCGCCGGACCCCGGATCTCGCACCTCGTCTCGGCCACCCGGGATTACGCCAATCTGGACCGCGCCCCCGAGCAGCGGTTCGCGGTGACCGACGGACTGGAGAACACGCTGGTCGTGCTGCGGTCCAAGCTCTCCGGGATCAGCATCGTGCGCGCGTACGAACCCGGTCTGCCCGAACTGACGGGCTACCCCAGCGAGCTGAACCAGGTGTGGACCAACCTGGTCGACAACGCGGCCGAGGCCATGGAGGGCTCCGGAGTGCTCACGCTGCGTGCCCGCGCCGAGGGGGTGTGCATGGTCGTGGAGATCTCCGACACCGGCCGCGGCATCCCCGAAAGCTCCCTGCCCCGGATCTTCGAGCCGTTCTACACCACCAAGGACGTCGGCAAGGGCACCGGCCTCGGACTGCACCTGAGCTACCGCATCGTCACCCAGCGCCACCACGGGTCGATCGTGGCCCGGTCCCGGCCGGGCGAGACGCGCATGGTGGTCCGGCTCCCGCTGGCCCCGGCCCCGCTCGCCGATCCCGCCGCCACCTGA
- a CDS encoding MFS transporter translates to MAHLPKTTTGVTVHPAGGAAVSSRGSGFWVIGAVLVLLMLSSSVPSALYVLYQEKWDLSSGMITVVFALYAVTVLGGLLLFGSLSDTVGRRPVLGAGLLLAIVSMGLFAGAQGLGWLLAARAVQGLAVGLATGAMGAGLLELAPRSRPALGAQVNSAGPTVGIGLGGLGAGLLVQYGPAPTALSYLLLIGAFALTLIGVARMRESAPGAARPRRGFALSPHRIGVPAPVRRRFAVLVLTIVAVWSVGGFYLSLGPHLALSLLQSTNYLVGGATVALLAGAATTAQLLLGRTEALRTAVIGLCGLLAGLGLVLLALGLRSAAVFLIGTAVLGAGWGAAFLGSFRALAALADPAHRGELTAAVYVFAYLAMSVPAVLAGLLTNIHGLHRTSVGFMTAVAAVCALALLVTLRLAARTRADGSTA, encoded by the coding sequence GTGGCCCACCTGCCCAAGACGACCACGGGAGTGACGGTGCACCCTGCCGGCGGGGCGGCCGTGTCCTCCAGAGGCTCCGGCTTCTGGGTGATCGGCGCGGTCCTCGTGCTCCTGATGCTCTCCTCCTCCGTCCCCTCCGCCCTCTACGTGCTCTACCAGGAGAAGTGGGACCTCTCCTCCGGCATGATCACCGTGGTCTTCGCCCTGTACGCCGTCACCGTGCTCGGCGGACTGCTGCTCTTCGGCTCCCTCTCCGACACCGTCGGACGGCGCCCGGTGCTCGGCGCCGGGCTGCTCCTCGCGATCGTCTCCATGGGCCTCTTCGCCGGGGCCCAGGGCCTCGGCTGGCTGCTCGCCGCCCGCGCCGTGCAGGGGCTCGCCGTCGGACTGGCCACCGGAGCCATGGGCGCCGGACTCCTCGAACTGGCCCCCCGCTCCCGCCCCGCGCTCGGCGCCCAGGTCAACAGCGCCGGACCCACCGTCGGGATCGGGCTCGGCGGGCTCGGCGCGGGACTGCTGGTGCAGTACGGGCCCGCGCCCACCGCGCTCAGCTACCTCCTGCTCATCGGCGCCTTCGCGCTCACCCTGATCGGGGTGGCGCGGATGCGGGAGAGCGCCCCCGGCGCCGCCCGGCCGCGCCGCGGCTTCGCGCTGAGCCCGCACCGGATCGGCGTACCGGCCCCGGTCCGGCGCCGCTTCGCCGTCCTCGTCCTGACCATCGTCGCCGTCTGGTCGGTCGGCGGCTTCTACCTCTCGCTGGGCCCGCACCTGGCGCTCTCCCTGCTCCAGAGCACCAACTACCTCGTCGGCGGCGCCACCGTGGCCCTCCTCGCGGGCGCCGCCACCACCGCCCAGCTGCTCCTCGGCCGCACCGAGGCCCTGCGGACCGCCGTGATCGGCCTGTGCGGGCTGCTCGCCGGACTCGGCCTGGTCCTGCTGGCCCTGGGACTGCGCTCGGCCGCCGTCTTCCTGATCGGCACCGCCGTCCTGGGGGCCGGCTGGGGCGCCGCCTTCCTCGGCTCCTTCCGGGCCCTCGCCGCCCTGGCGGACCCGGCGCACCGCGGCGAACTGACCGCCGCCGTCTACGTGTTCGCGTACCTCGCCATGAGCGTCCCGGCCGTCCTCGCCGGGCTGCTCACCAACATCCACGGGCTGCACCGCACCTCGGTCGGCTTCATGACCGCCGTCGCCGCCGTCTGCGCGCTGGCCCTGCTGGTGACCCTGCGACTGGCCGCCCGCACCCGGGCCGATGGGAGCACGGCATGA
- a CDS encoding FAD binding domain-containing protein, whose translation MILTAFDYVRPVGVDEALTLLAGTPGARILAGGQSLLPGLRTGEADPGGTGTRLLVDVRRLDELRGTERTPGGLRIGALTTLAELAADPLVLTEAPELAAAARANGDPQVRNLGTVGGNLAAPGRATDLPVAALAADALVELAAPGGRSTLTAEEFTAGGAPPGALITALLVPAAGPAAAFEKTADRATRYPVCAVAVRITPDGPRIAVTGATARALRPHGIEERLRGRDAYPTPVVLAAFRAEPRELFVPGRGTSAEYLGHLAGVLTARALARAQAAWTALG comes from the coding sequence GTGATCCTCACCGCATTCGACTACGTCCGGCCCGTCGGCGTGGACGAGGCCCTGACCCTCCTCGCGGGCACCCCGGGCGCCCGGATCCTGGCCGGCGGCCAGAGCCTGCTCCCGGGACTGCGCACCGGGGAGGCCGACCCCGGCGGGACCGGGACCCGGCTGCTGGTCGACGTACGCCGCCTCGACGAGCTGCGCGGGACCGAGCGCACCCCCGGGGGGCTGCGGATCGGCGCGCTCACCACCCTCGCCGAACTCGCCGCCGACCCGCTGGTGCTGACCGAGGCCCCCGAACTGGCCGCCGCCGCCCGCGCCAACGGGGATCCGCAGGTCCGCAACCTCGGCACCGTCGGCGGCAACCTCGCCGCGCCCGGCCGGGCCACCGACCTGCCGGTGGCCGCCCTGGCCGCCGACGCCCTGGTCGAACTCGCCGCCCCCGGCGGCCGGTCCACCCTGACCGCCGAGGAGTTCACGGCCGGCGGCGCACCTCCCGGCGCCCTGATCACGGCGCTGCTGGTGCCCGCCGCCGGGCCCGCCGCCGCCTTCGAGAAGACCGCCGACCGGGCCACCCGCTACCCGGTCTGCGCGGTCGCCGTACGCATCACCCCGGACGGGCCGCGGATCGCGGTCACCGGAGCCACCGCCAGAGCGCTGCGGCCGCACGGCATCGAGGAGCGGCTGCGCGGCCGGGACGCCTACCCGACACCGGTGGTCCTGGCGGCCTTCCGCGCCGAACCGCGGGAACTCTTCGTCCCCGGGCGCGGCACCTCGGCCGAGTACCTCGGCCACCTCGCGGGAGTACTGACCGCCCGGGCCCTCGCACGGGCCCAGGCCGCATGGACCGCGCTCGGCTGA
- a CDS encoding xanthine dehydrogenase family protein molybdopterin-binding subunit — protein MTAVTGESALQGPGLLGQPIDSREDPQLLRGEAVYVADVNLPGTAHMAILGSEVAHAKILGIDTKAAEQLPGVLKVATAADFPDLMPLPCIWIPGGVESHFPPHPYGLPGARPVLTGDAVRHVGDPIAVVVAETERQAVAALAAISVEYEALPVVTRADDALAEGAPQLHEAVPGNLNAYWTCGDKDRTDAAIAAAEVTVELDLVNQRTINSPIEPRGAVGDYNKATGEYTLYASTQGPHNHRFLLSALVLGIPFNKLRVIAPTVGGSFGTKGYLYPDMALVLVLAKALGRPVKWVDTRTGLMNSTVQGRDHRQHVTLAGTRDGRITAVRCTSYANLGAYPSTIGPGVATALMGRSITGMYAIDAAFCEVYAAFTNTVSLGAQRGSGRAEAAFLMERLVDRYAGEIGMDPAAVRRRNLVPAEKFPYDNGLGWTYDSGNYQENFERSLELSGYADMPARKAEARTRGKRLGVGLATYVAICGVGPSTRMSKEGMLGGTWESANIRVHPTGEVSVTVGSASTGQSHGTVFAQVAADEFGIDVNTVNVYEGDTLKAPYGQGTYGSRSYSMAAPAIALTARKIKSKLVRAGAVFLGIPEDRAVYANGKVFEEGNEENAKTFAELAMAMWYGWGLPPEIEPALDETTHFDPPDFNYPFGSHVAVVEVDELTGETEVVAYTAVDDAGNIGNPKVVLGQIEGSIVHGLGQALMEAAEYDDQGLLVSADLRDYALPRAADVPFFALDKTCTPSPHNPLGAKGAGEIATVPPAAAVVNAVVDALSDLGVRHIDMPLTPEKVWRRLRGEGAEQ, from the coding sequence ATGACCGCAGTGACGGGGGAGAGCGCCCTCCAGGGACCGGGCCTGCTCGGGCAGCCGATCGACAGCCGCGAGGACCCGCAACTGCTGCGCGGGGAGGCCGTGTACGTCGCCGACGTGAACCTGCCCGGCACCGCCCACATGGCGATCCTCGGCAGCGAGGTCGCGCACGCGAAGATCCTCGGGATCGACACCAAGGCCGCCGAGCAGCTGCCCGGCGTCCTGAAAGTGGCCACCGCGGCCGACTTCCCCGATCTGATGCCGCTGCCTTGCATCTGGATCCCCGGCGGGGTGGAGAGCCACTTCCCGCCCCACCCCTACGGACTTCCGGGCGCCCGCCCGGTGCTCACCGGCGACGCCGTGCGCCACGTCGGCGACCCCATCGCCGTGGTCGTCGCCGAGACCGAGCGCCAGGCCGTGGCCGCGCTCGCCGCGATCAGCGTGGAGTACGAGGCGCTGCCCGTGGTCACCCGGGCCGACGACGCGCTCGCCGAGGGCGCCCCGCAGCTCCACGAAGCCGTCCCCGGCAACCTCAACGCGTACTGGACCTGCGGCGACAAGGACCGCACCGACGCGGCCATCGCCGCCGCCGAGGTCACGGTAGAGCTGGACCTGGTCAACCAGCGCACCATCAACAGCCCCATCGAACCGCGCGGCGCGGTCGGCGACTACAACAAGGCCACCGGCGAATACACCCTCTACGCCTCCACCCAGGGCCCGCACAACCACCGTTTCCTGCTCTCCGCGCTGGTCCTCGGCATCCCCTTCAACAAGCTCCGGGTGATCGCCCCGACCGTCGGCGGCAGCTTCGGCACCAAGGGGTACCTGTACCCCGACATGGCACTGGTCCTGGTGCTCGCCAAGGCGCTCGGGCGGCCCGTGAAATGGGTGGACACCCGCACCGGCCTGATGAACTCCACCGTCCAGGGCCGCGACCACCGCCAGCACGTCACCCTGGCCGGCACCCGCGACGGCCGGATCACCGCCGTGCGCTGCACCAGCTACGCCAACCTCGGCGCGTACCCCTCCACCATCGGCCCCGGTGTGGCCACTGCCCTGATGGGGCGATCCATCACCGGCATGTACGCCATCGACGCCGCGTTCTGCGAGGTCTACGCCGCCTTCACCAACACCGTCTCGCTCGGCGCCCAGCGCGGCAGCGGCCGCGCCGAGGCCGCCTTCCTGATGGAACGCCTGGTGGACCGGTACGCCGGGGAGATCGGCATGGACCCGGCCGCCGTCCGGCGCAGGAACCTGGTCCCGGCCGAGAAGTTCCCGTACGACAACGGCCTCGGCTGGACCTACGACTCGGGGAACTACCAGGAGAACTTCGAACGGTCCCTGGAACTCTCCGGATACGCCGACATGCCCGCCCGCAAGGCCGAGGCCCGCACCCGCGGCAAGCGCCTGGGCGTCGGCCTCGCGACCTACGTCGCGATCTGCGGGGTCGGCCCCTCCACCCGGATGTCCAAGGAGGGCATGCTCGGCGGGACCTGGGAGAGCGCGAACATCCGGGTCCACCCGACCGGCGAGGTCAGCGTCACCGTCGGCTCCGCCTCCACCGGCCAGAGCCACGGCACGGTCTTCGCCCAGGTCGCCGCCGATGAATTCGGCATCGACGTGAACACCGTCAACGTCTACGAGGGCGACACCCTCAAGGCGCCCTACGGGCAGGGCACTTACGGCAGCCGCTCCTACAGCATGGCCGCCCCCGCCATCGCGCTCACCGCCCGCAAGATCAAGAGCAAGCTGGTCCGGGCCGGAGCCGTCTTCCTCGGCATCCCCGAGGACCGGGCCGTCTACGCGAACGGCAAGGTCTTCGAAGAGGGCAACGAGGAGAACGCGAAGACCTTCGCCGAACTGGCCATGGCCATGTGGTACGGCTGGGGACTGCCCCCCGAGATCGAACCCGCGCTCGACGAGACCACCCACTTCGACCCGCCGGACTTCAACTATCCCTTCGGCAGCCACGTCGCCGTCGTCGAAGTGGACGAACTCACCGGCGAGACCGAGGTGGTGGCCTACACCGCCGTCGACGACGCGGGCAACATCGGCAACCCGAAGGTGGTCCTCGGCCAGATCGAGGGCAGCATCGTGCACGGCCTCGGCCAGGCCCTGATGGAGGCCGCCGAATACGACGACCAGGGCCTCCTGGTCAGCGCCGACCTGCGCGACTACGCCCTGCCCCGCGCCGCCGACGTTCCCTTCTTCGCCCTGGACAAGACCTGCACCCCCAGCCCGCACAACCCGCTGGGCGCCAAGGGAGCCGGGGAGATCGCCACCGTGCCGCCCGCGGCCGCCGTGGTCAACGCGGTCGTCGACGCCCTCTCCGACCTGGGCGTCCGGCACATCGACATGCCCCTCACCCCGGAGAAGGTCTGGCGCCGCCTGCGCGGAGAAGGAGCGGAGCAGTGA
- a CDS encoding (2Fe-2S)-binding protein codes for MNGAEERFAAEPNELLVERLRDGLGLTGTKVGCDTGQCGSCVVRLDGKSVKSCLVITVAAAGSEVSTIEGVAGPGGELTGLQEALRQEHGTQCGFCTPGMVMALGELVDSTAGGAAPTEPEIREWLTGNLCRCTGYHSVVRGVQRACATSRQEG; via the coding sequence GTGAACGGAGCCGAGGAGCGGTTCGCGGCCGAGCCGAACGAACTGCTCGTCGAACGGCTCCGCGACGGACTGGGCCTCACCGGCACCAAGGTCGGCTGTGACACCGGCCAGTGCGGGTCCTGCGTGGTCCGGCTCGACGGGAAGTCCGTCAAGAGCTGCCTCGTCATCACCGTCGCCGCGGCCGGATCCGAGGTGTCCACCATCGAGGGCGTGGCCGGCCCCGGCGGCGAACTGACCGGACTCCAGGAGGCCCTGCGCCAGGAGCACGGCACCCAGTGCGGCTTCTGCACCCCCGGCATGGTCATGGCGCTCGGCGAACTCGTCGACTCCACCGCCGGGGGCGCCGCCCCCACCGAGCCCGAGATCCGCGAATGGCTCACCGGCAACCTCTGCCGCTGCACCGGCTACCACAGTGTCGTCCGGGGCGTACAGCGCGCCTGCGCGACGTCGAGACAGGAGGGGTGA
- a CDS encoding NADPH-dependent F420 reductase, giving the protein MNTGIIGTGRIGATLARILVAAGHQVVLANARGPRSLGPLLAELGPDAQAATAAQAAERAELLVLMMPFDSAAGLLPASAVDGTVLVDAMNAFDGRGTPRDFGPKASSELVAEWYPGARIVKSLNTMHFETLAVAGSAGAATAAERLAHYTAGDDPKAKEIVAGIINDLGFAAVDTGPLHSGGILQQPGGPLFNRPLTEAQALAWISH; this is encoded by the coding sequence ATGAACACCGGCATCATCGGCACCGGACGGATCGGCGCGACCCTCGCGCGGATCCTCGTCGCGGCCGGCCACCAGGTCGTCCTCGCCAATGCGCGCGGCCCGCGCTCCCTCGGCCCGCTCCTCGCCGAACTCGGCCCGGACGCACAGGCCGCGACCGCCGCCCAGGCCGCGGAGCGCGCCGAACTCCTGGTGCTGATGATGCCCTTCGACAGCGCCGCCGGGCTGCTGCCCGCCTCCGCCGTCGACGGCACGGTGCTCGTGGACGCGATGAACGCCTTCGACGGACGGGGCACGCCCCGGGACTTCGGCCCGAAGGCCTCCAGCGAACTGGTCGCCGAATGGTATCCGGGCGCCCGGATCGTGAAATCGCTGAACACCATGCATTTCGAAACGCTCGCGGTCGCGGGATCCGCCGGGGCCGCGACCGCGGCGGAGCGCCTCGCGCATTACACGGCGGGCGACGACCCGAAAGCCAAGGAAATCGTCGCGGGAATCATCAACGATCTCGGATTCGCCGCAGTCGACACCGGTCCGCTGCATTCCGGAGGAATTCTCCAGCAGCCCGGCGGTCCCCTCTTCAACCGGCCGCTCACGGAAGCGCAGGCCCTTGCATGGATATCACACTGA
- a CDS encoding aldehyde dehydrogenase family protein codes for MTKRLLKGQPLANPGKLFIGGTWVEPRDGRTEPDISPVDGQEIVPVAQAAAADADAAVAAARTAYEEGPWSRLSAQERALRLNRVGELIERDLEEIALLETVDMGKPFAFSSTVDAPMAAQLMHYYAGAVTRVEGSSRAPAGGQLAYTLREPVGVVCAITPFNFPLLLSMTKIAPALAAGNVVVHKPSPATPLTALKIAELFQEAEIPDGVLNVITGPGVELGETLTGHPGIDKIAFTGSTVVGQSIIRRAAGTLKKVTMELGGKSANIVFADADLDAAEELAFFGIYYNKGEICTAGSRLLLQRPIHDEMVERLVRRAAALKPGDPRDPATLFGPLAHQGQFDKVSSYIETGQKEGAVLRVGGTGWTPEGASAEGLYFLPTIFTGVDNGMRIAQEEIFGPVLSVIPFDTEEDAVRIANDSAYGLAAGVHTKDLRRAHRVASQIKAGTVWVNCYNQYDPSVPYGGYKASGFGRECGPESLESYTQTKSVWIGMD; via the coding sequence ATGACGAAGCGTCTGCTCAAGGGCCAGCCCCTGGCCAACCCCGGGAAACTGTTCATCGGCGGCACCTGGGTAGAGCCCCGGGACGGCCGGACCGAACCGGACATCAGCCCCGTGGACGGCCAGGAGATCGTGCCGGTGGCCCAGGCCGCCGCAGCCGACGCGGACGCGGCCGTGGCCGCCGCCCGCACGGCGTACGAGGAAGGCCCCTGGAGCAGACTCTCGGCACAGGAGCGCGCGCTCAGGCTGAACCGGGTCGGCGAGCTGATCGAGCGGGACCTGGAGGAGATCGCGCTGCTGGAAACCGTGGACATGGGCAAGCCGTTCGCGTTCTCCAGCACCGTGGACGCGCCCATGGCCGCCCAGCTCATGCACTACTACGCCGGGGCCGTGACCCGGGTGGAGGGCTCCTCTCGGGCCCCGGCGGGCGGGCAGCTCGCCTACACGCTGCGCGAACCCGTCGGGGTGGTCTGCGCCATCACCCCCTTCAACTTCCCGCTGCTGCTGTCGATGACGAAGATCGCGCCCGCCCTCGCGGCGGGCAACGTGGTCGTCCACAAACCCTCCCCGGCGACCCCGCTCACCGCCCTGAAGATCGCCGAACTCTTCCAGGAGGCGGAGATCCCGGACGGGGTGCTGAACGTGATCACCGGGCCCGGAGTGGAGCTGGGCGAGACCCTCACCGGCCACCCGGGCATCGACAAGATCGCCTTCACCGGCTCCACCGTCGTCGGCCAGTCCATCATCCGCAGGGCCGCCGGCACCCTGAAGAAGGTCACGATGGAACTCGGCGGAAAGTCCGCCAACATCGTCTTCGCCGACGCCGACCTCGACGCCGCCGAGGAACTCGCCTTCTTCGGCATCTACTACAACAAGGGCGAGATCTGCACCGCGGGCTCGCGGCTGCTGCTCCAGCGCCCCATCCACGACGAGATGGTCGAGCGCCTGGTGCGCCGGGCCGCCGCCCTCAAACCCGGGGACCCGCGCGATCCGGCCACCCTGTTCGGGCCGCTGGCCCACCAGGGACAGTTCGACAAGGTCAGTTCGTACATCGAGACCGGCCAGAAGGAAGGCGCCGTGCTGCGCGTCGGCGGCACCGGCTGGACCCCCGAAGGGGCCTCGGCCGAAGGACTGTACTTCCTGCCGACGATCTTCACCGGCGTGGACAACGGGATGCGGATCGCCCAGGAGGAGATCTTCGGGCCGGTCCTGTCGGTCATCCCCTTCGACACCGAGGAGGACGCCGTACGCATCGCCAACGACAGCGCGTACGGCCTCGCCGCCGGGGTGCACACCAAGGACCTGCGCCGCGCCCACCGGGTCGCCTCGCAGATCAAGGCCGGGACGGTCTGGGTCAATTGCTACAACCAGTACGACCCCTCGGTGCCCTACGGCGGCTACAAGGCCTCCGGTTTCGGCCGCGAGTGCGGCCCCGAATCCCTGGAGAGCTACACCCAGACCAAGTCGGTCTGGATCGGCATGGACTGA
- a CDS encoding type 1 glutamine amidotransferase domain-containing protein, with translation MKILVVMTAKATLHLLDGEQHPSGFWAEEFVVPWSLFKAAGHTVDLATIGGRAPTVDQTSVDAAFLQWVRPQGSEDNDAANAAEYLRVIADTPQLRSPLALESLGEKDIADYDGIYISGGHGAIGDLPKSDELAQILRWAIAQDKPLATVCHGHTSLLALRDGEGRWPFEGYRMTAFSHGEELVTNMAGRLPLILEAELTRLGARYEKAEAIWDSHVVVDRRLTTGQNPYSSKALAETFLRQLPQG, from the coding sequence ATGAAGATTCTCGTCGTCATGACGGCCAAGGCCACGCTCCACCTGCTGGACGGTGAACAGCACCCCTCGGGATTCTGGGCCGAGGAATTCGTGGTGCCCTGGTCGCTGTTCAAGGCCGCGGGCCACACCGTGGACCTCGCCACGATCGGCGGCCGGGCCCCCACGGTCGACCAGACCAGCGTCGACGCGGCGTTCCTGCAGTGGGTCCGGCCGCAGGGGTCCGAGGACAACGACGCGGCCAACGCCGCCGAGTACCTGCGGGTCATCGCGGACACCCCGCAGCTGCGGTCGCCCCTCGCCCTGGAGTCCCTCGGCGAGAAGGACATCGCCGACTACGACGGGATCTACATCAGCGGCGGCCACGGAGCCATCGGCGACCTGCCCAAGTCCGATGAACTGGCGCAGATCCTGCGCTGGGCCATCGCCCAGGACAAGCCGCTCGCGACGGTCTGCCACGGCCACACCTCGCTGCTCGCGCTGCGCGACGGCGAGGGGCGCTGGCCCTTCGAGGGCTACCGGATGACGGCCTTCTCGCACGGCGAGGAGCTGGTCACCAACATGGCGGGCCGGCTCCCGCTGATCCTCGAAGCCGAACTCACCCGGCTCGGCGCCCGCTACGAGAAGGCCGAGGCGATCTGGGACTCGCACGTGGTCGTGGACCGCAGGCTCACCACGGGCCAGAACCCCTACTCCTCCAAGGCCCTTGCCGAGACGTTCCTGCGTCAGCTCCCGCAGGGGTAG
- a CDS encoding MinD/ParA family protein: protein MARTIVVHSHRGGTGKSTVLANLALLLAAAGRRVGVVDTDIQSPTLDLLFRLGPGPSLADYLLGRCEIEAAAQPAGVPGLYVVPARTGSAALREIMTTGYDVGLLPEGFDRLASYFALDVLLLDTHAGLSNESVTAMASADVLLILARADRIDLSGVEETIALAGRLSCRRALVMSMAPQGVDPARFRRCAEEVYGAPLAGILPYAPELAALYGERIFAEAHPDHPMVDEFRTIITVLDARDEVSRA from the coding sequence ATGGCCCGGACCATCGTGGTGCACTCGCACCGCGGCGGCACCGGCAAGTCCACCGTGCTGGCCAACCTGGCGCTGCTGCTCGCCGCCGCGGGTCGCCGGGTCGGGGTGGTCGACACCGACATCCAGTCACCCACCCTCGACCTGCTCTTCCGGCTCGGACCGGGCCCGTCGCTGGCCGACTACCTGCTCGGCCGCTGCGAGATCGAAGCCGCGGCCCAGCCGGCCGGCGTCCCCGGGCTCTACGTCGTACCCGCCAGGACCGGCAGCGCGGCCCTGCGGGAGATCATGACCACGGGCTACGACGTCGGGCTGCTCCCGGAGGGCTTCGACCGGCTGGCCTCCTACTTCGCCCTGGACGTGCTGCTGCTCGACACCCACGCCGGACTCAGCAACGAATCGGTGACCGCCATGGCGAGCGCCGACGTCCTGCTGATCCTCGCGCGGGCCGACCGGATCGACCTCTCCGGGGTCGAGGAGACGATCGCCCTGGCCGGGCGGCTCTCCTGCCGGCGCGCCCTGGTGATGAGCATGGCCCCGCAGGGCGTGGACCCGGCCCGCTTCCGGCGCTGCGCGGAGGAGGTCTACGGCGCGCCGCTGGCCGGAATCCTGCCGTACGCCCCGGAATTGGCCGCACTGTACGGCGAACGCATATTCGCCGAAGCCCATCCCGACCACCCCATGGTCGATGAATTCCGCACCATCATCACGGTGCTCGACGCACGTGACGAAGTATCACGTGCCTGA